A window from Candidatus Zixiibacteriota bacterium encodes these proteins:
- a CDS encoding bifunctional (p)ppGpp synthetase/guanosine-3',5'-bis(diphosphate) 3'-pyrophosphohydrolase: MNLAEFIIQIESLNANINIELIKKAYEFSDRAHAGQTRSSGEPYVEHCLEVAFILAEQHMDSTTLAAGLLHDVVEDTETTVEQLRREFDDEVAELVDGVTKLSGIRFSSREEQQVEYFRKMLLTMARDIRVILIKLADRLHNMRTLEHVSPERQRRIAQETRDVYCPLAHRFGINRAKMELEDLSLKFLEPDVYVELKRRIKETREDREKHIARLVMPIKEELAKNHIPAEVYGRAKHLDSVYRKTRVRKVPFGEIYDLFAIRVITDTERDCYHTMGILHSMWKPMPNRFHDYMANPKPNGYRSLHTTVFGPDNRPVEIQIRTHQMHHVAENGIAAHWLYKEGRQQMSRSDRQMIWLRDVLEWQKDMTNPADFLEYLKIDLYSEDIFVFTPQQKLIHLPKGSTPLDFAFQIHTEVGIHCAGSKINGRLQPLSTPIKSGDTVEIITNPRRTPSHDWLKLVKSSTARAKIRRWLNQAGFEQSVILGREVVERKLKELRLKMPPNEEMQGYAEKLGKKSVEDLLAAIGNGSMNRAPLVNLIQPEKEKPSAGIVGQVIDRLRGSKGIRVHGMADMMFRFAGCCQPLPGEDIIGFITRGRGVTVHRADCDSARYLQGQFPERRIDVSWDAGKSESFVVEVELVVEDRKNMLRDITQAVADSDTNVRAAEMHATDTAATGKFVIEVTSLSHLNRIIEKMRKVKGVITVLRSKGRDFEK; the protein is encoded by the coding sequence ATGAATCTGGCCGAGTTCATCATCCAGATAGAATCGCTCAATGCCAATATCAACATCGAGTTGATAAAGAAGGCGTATGAGTTCTCAGACCGAGCGCACGCCGGACAGACACGATCATCCGGTGAGCCGTATGTCGAGCATTGCCTCGAGGTTGCCTTCATTCTGGCCGAACAGCACATGGATTCCACTACCCTGGCGGCCGGGCTGCTTCACGATGTGGTCGAGGATACCGAAACGACGGTAGAACAACTGCGTCGTGAATTCGACGATGAAGTGGCCGAGTTGGTAGACGGCGTCACCAAGCTGTCCGGGATACGGTTCTCCTCACGTGAAGAACAGCAGGTCGAGTATTTTCGCAAGATGCTTTTGACCATGGCCCGGGACATTCGGGTTATCCTGATCAAACTGGCTGACCGGTTGCACAACATGCGAACGCTGGAGCACGTCTCGCCCGAACGTCAGAGACGTATCGCCCAGGAAACGCGCGACGTATACTGTCCGCTGGCCCATCGCTTCGGCATCAATCGGGCCAAGATGGAACTGGAAGACCTTTCTCTCAAATTCCTGGAACCGGACGTTTATGTCGAGCTCAAACGGCGCATCAAGGAGACCCGCGAGGATCGTGAAAAACACATCGCGCGACTGGTAATGCCCATCAAGGAAGAACTGGCCAAGAACCATATCCCGGCTGAGGTCTATGGAAGAGCCAAGCATCTGGACTCTGTTTATCGCAAGACCCGGGTCCGCAAAGTGCCGTTCGGCGAAATCTACGATCTGTTCGCCATCCGTGTCATTACCGACACCGAGCGGGACTGCTACCACACCATGGGCATCCTGCACTCGATGTGGAAGCCTATGCCGAACCGGTTTCATGATTACATGGCCAATCCCAAACCAAACGGCTACCGCTCGCTACACACCACCGTCTTTGGGCCGGATAATCGTCCGGTGGAGATTCAGATTCGGACCCATCAGATGCATCACGTTGCGGAAAACGGTATCGCTGCTCATTGGCTCTACAAAGAGGGTCGACAGCAGATGTCCAGATCAGACCGTCAGATGATCTGGTTGCGCGACGTTCTCGAATGGCAGAAGGACATGACCAATCCGGCCGATTTTCTGGAATACCTCAAGATCGACTTGTACTCCGAGGATATTTTCGTCTTCACACCGCAGCAGAAACTGATCCACCTGCCCAAAGGCTCGACACCGCTTGACTTTGCCTTCCAGATTCACACTGAAGTAGGTATCCACTGCGCCGGCTCCAAAATAAACGGCCGCTTGCAACCCTTGTCGACGCCGATCAAGTCCGGTGACACGGTGGAGATCATCACCAATCCGCGCCGGACACCTTCGCACGATTGGCTGAAACTGGTCAAATCTTCAACGGCCCGAGCCAAGATACGACGCTGGCTCAACCAGGCCGGGTTCGAGCAGTCGGTGATCCTGGGACGCGAAGTGGTGGAACGCAAACTCAAAGAGCTGCGTTTGAAGATGCCGCCCAACGAAGAGATGCAGGGCTACGCCGAGAAGCTGGGCAAGAAGTCGGTCGAGGACCTACTGGCCGCCATAGGTAATGGGTCGATGAACCGCGCACCGCTGGTCAATTTGATTCAACCGGAGAAAGAGAAACCTTCCGCCGGAATTGTCGGTCAGGTGATCGACCGTCTGCGCGGGTCAAAAGGTATCCGTGTCCACGGCATGGCCGACATGATGTTCCGTTTCGCAGGATGCTGCCAGCCGTTGCCGGGTGAAGATATTATCGGCTTCATCACGCGCGGACGGGGCGTTACGGTACATCGAGCCGACTGCGACAGCGCCCGCTACCTGCAAGGTCAGTTTCCGGAACGGCGTATCGATGTCAGTTGGGACGCCGGCAAGAGTGAGTCTTTTGTCGTCGAAGTGGAACTGGTGGTCGAGGATCGCAAGAACATGCTGCGTGACATCACTCAGGCCGTGGCCGACTCCGACACCAACGTTCGCGCCGCCGAGATGCACGCCACCGACACGGCCGCCACCGGAAAGTTCGTCATTGAAGTCACTTCTCTTTCGCATCTGAACCGAATCATCGAAAAAATGCGCAAGGTCAAAGGGGTCATCACCGTCCTTCGCTCCAAAGGACGCGACTTCGAGAAGTAA
- a CDS encoding glycosyltransferase family 9 protein: protein MKALELKPGDRILVSRTDRLGDLILALPFVETLKGRYPECHIEVMSSLYASPILENNDRIDGIVRVLNKQLVSDRLYKKDLLQKIKQSSYQVVVALYPERNICQLFHKSAIPDRIGTAGRFHSVFFNHRLLHSRKSNKKHECEYNLDFLKFFREGETVTMPVVYPREKELANARRILKEAGVEGRFVVLHPGSGGSAERWPLDRFLKLYSDLETSGVQVVLSGSEKEGEVIDSRSHELGLKMRQITGDTDLRTLAAALSLADVVVANSTGPLHLAVAVGTKVVGLYPGKAVMSPARWGPLGRHDRVIVPASKECKCPPNECVCMLTITIEKVASEVAQLFDQAE, encoded by the coding sequence ATGAAAGCACTCGAACTTAAACCCGGGGACCGTATCCTGGTGAGCCGGACCGACCGGCTTGGTGATCTGATCCTGGCCCTGCCGTTTGTGGAGACACTCAAAGGCAGGTATCCCGAATGCCATATCGAGGTAATGTCCTCACTGTATGCTTCACCGATTCTGGAGAACAATGATCGTATTGACGGCATCGTGCGCGTGCTCAACAAACAGTTGGTAAGTGACCGGCTGTACAAAAAGGACCTGCTGCAAAAAATCAAACAGTCCAGCTACCAGGTGGTGGTAGCTCTGTATCCGGAACGCAACATCTGTCAACTGTTTCACAAGTCGGCTATCCCCGACCGCATCGGCACTGCCGGTCGTTTTCATTCCGTTTTCTTCAATCATCGGTTGCTCCATAGTCGGAAGTCCAACAAAAAGCATGAGTGTGAGTACAATCTGGATTTTCTGAAATTCTTCCGCGAAGGTGAAACGGTGACCATGCCGGTCGTCTACCCACGCGAGAAGGAATTGGCCAACGCTCGCCGGATTCTAAAAGAAGCCGGTGTTGAGGGAAGGTTTGTGGTGCTCCATCCCGGTTCGGGCGGTTCGGCGGAACGCTGGCCTCTGGATCGTTTTCTTAAGTTGTATTCCGATCTGGAAACCTCCGGCGTGCAGGTGGTTCTCTCAGGCTCTGAGAAAGAGGGTGAGGTAATCGACAGTCGCTCGCACGAACTGGGTCTCAAAATGCGTCAAATCACCGGCGACACCGATCTCAGAACATTGGCCGCAGCTTTGTCGTTGGCTGATGTCGTGGTCGCAAACTCGACCGGACCGCTCCACCTGGCTGTGGCCGTGGGTACTAAGGTGGTCGGACTTTATCCCGGCAAGGCGGTGATGTCGCCGGCCCGGTGGGGACCCCTGGGACGGCATGACCGGGTGATCGTACCGGCCTCAAAAGAATGCAAATGCCCCCCTAATGAGTGTGTATGTATGCTGACGATAACAATAGAGAAAGTAGCGTCCGAAGTTGCACAACTTTTTGACCAGGCGGAATGA
- a CDS encoding glycosyltransferase family 2 protein produces the protein MNDAADNTPDTAETISAVIITKNEEANIARCLKALSWVDEIVVVDSGSNDDTRQLATELGAAVFEADWNGFGPTKALGVDKATSQWIISVDADEVVSPQLASEIQKVLIDGTDHHGFDMPRKTNFLGRWIHHCGWYPDRVLRLFLKAHGNFNDAPVHERVVLKGDIGHLKEYLLHYSYPSLEHYLVKSNRYTTLGAQKALTDGRRANWFDIVIRPTVSFLSHYISRQGFRDGLEGLLISVLSAVAVMMKYSKLRVLQNEQRRRET, from the coding sequence ATGAACGATGCTGCAGACAACACTCCGGATACGGCCGAAACGATCTCGGCCGTAATAATCACCAAAAACGAGGAAGCCAATATTGCCCGCTGCCTGAAGGCGCTGTCGTGGGTTGACGAGATTGTCGTGGTCGACTCGGGATCGAACGACGATACTCGCCAGCTAGCCACCGAACTGGGTGCCGCGGTTTTTGAGGCGGACTGGAACGGATTTGGACCAACCAAAGCGTTGGGTGTGGACAAAGCCACCAGTCAGTGGATAATTTCTGTTGACGCCGACGAAGTCGTATCGCCTCAACTGGCGAGTGAGATTCAAAAGGTCCTGATCGACGGCACCGACCACCACGGTTTCGACATGCCACGCAAGACCAATTTCCTCGGTCGCTGGATTCATCATTGCGGCTGGTATCCCGACCGCGTGCTGCGCCTGTTTCTCAAAGCACACGGCAATTTTAACGACGCACCGGTGCATGAGCGAGTCGTTCTCAAGGGCGACATCGGTCATCTCAAAGAGTATCTGCTGCATTACAGTTATCCTTCGCTGGAGCATTACCTGGTGAAGTCCAACCGATACACGACGCTAGGCGCCCAAAAAGCTCTGACTGATGGACGACGGGCTAACTGGTTTGATATTGTCATTCGGCCGACAGTGTCGTTTCTTAGTCATTATATATCTCGTCAAGGTTTTCGTGACGGCCTGGAGGGGTTGTTGATCTCGGTATTGTCGGCGGTCGCCGTTATGATGAAGTACTCAAAGCTGCGTGTATTGCAGAACGAACAGAGAAGAAGAGAAACTTAG